Proteins found in one Gammaproteobacteria bacterium genomic segment:
- the ispA gene encoding (2E,6E)-farnesyl diphosphate synthase: protein MTTLLHTYQARTEQALERWLPTATIHPSPLHTAMRYSCLGGGKRVRPLLVYLTGQMLGVDPRTLDGPACALELIHVYSLIHDDLPAMDDDELRRGKPTCHIQFDEATAILAGDALQSLAFYILAHDPAMVDDAGLRLKMVETLALASGSRGMAGGQAIDLAAVGTAMNLAELENMHIHKTGALIHASVRLGALSQPGVPPTQLDRLEHFARCMGLAFQIRDDILDVEGSTEILGKPQGSDQARNKPTYPALLGLSEARRRADELHQEAIDSLAEWGDAAQPLRDIAGYIIHRQS, encoded by the coding sequence CTGACCACCCTGCTGCATACCTACCAGGCCCGTACCGAACAGGCGCTTGAGCGCTGGTTGCCCACCGCCACTATCCATCCAAGCCCGCTGCACACCGCCATGCGCTACAGCTGCCTCGGGGGCGGCAAACGGGTACGGCCGCTGCTGGTCTATCTCACCGGCCAGATGCTGGGCGTCGACCCCCGCACCCTGGACGGCCCCGCCTGTGCGCTGGAGCTGATCCACGTCTATTCCCTGATCCACGATGACCTGCCGGCCATGGACGACGACGAGCTGCGCCGCGGCAAGCCCACCTGCCACATCCAGTTTGATGAGGCCACCGCCATCCTCGCCGGTGACGCCCTGCAATCGCTGGCCTTCTACATCCTCGCCCACGACCCGGCCATGGTGGACGACGCCGGGCTGCGCCTGAAAATGGTGGAGACCCTGGCCCTCGCCAGCGGCTCTCGCGGCATGGCGGGGGGTCAGGCCATTGATCTCGCGGCGGTGGGCACGGCGATGAATCTCGCCGAACTGGAAAACATGCACATCCACAAAACCGGCGCGCTGATCCACGCCAGCGTGCGGCTGGGCGCCCTCAGCCAGCCCGGCGTGCCGCCGACCCAGCTGGACCGGCTGGAGCACTTCGCCCGCTGTATGGGACTGGCCTTTCAGATCCGTGACGACATCCTGGACGTGGAAGGCAGCACCGAAATACTGGGCAAACCCCAGGGCTCCGATCAGGCCCGCAATAAACCCACCTATCCCGCGCTGCTGGGCCTGTCCGAGGCCCGACGCCGCGCCGATGAGCTGCATCAGGAGGCGATCGACAGCCTGGCGGAATGGGGCGACGCGGCCCAGCCCCTGCGCGACATCGCCGGGTACATCATCCACCGGCAAAGCTGA
- a CDS encoding diguanylate cyclase codes for MEHNTRILIVDDNESIHEDFRKVLIHEKNEDHAALDDLEAELFGEDEAKTAAANIVETLAYEVDSAMQGQEALAMVDKAAEEGRPYALIFMDVRMPPGWDGIETISRIWIKHPYAEMVLCTAYSDYTWDDIVAKLGSSDKLLFLRKPFDAVAVQQMALSLIKKWNLGEQARHYVKNLEKEVQQRTLQLNNLLAELESKNAELASSNDQLKHAALHDSLTGLPNRILYHDRLEQAIRLAKRNKTQFAVALMDLNGFKDINDQRGHLAGDYVLKTVATRVEAALRASDTVARLGGDEFAFVLPTVDRESPSVAAEKIMAIFHEQVVMDSDGEMISVSGSIGIALYPDHGTDIDALIGKADAAMYVAKRAGNGICVHSEAADKAADA; via the coding sequence ATGGAACACAACACGCGCATACTTATCGTTGATGACAACGAGTCCATCCACGAAGATTTTCGCAAGGTATTGATTCACGAAAAGAATGAAGACCATGCCGCACTGGATGATCTGGAGGCCGAGCTGTTTGGCGAGGACGAGGCCAAAACCGCGGCTGCCAACATTGTCGAAACCCTGGCCTATGAAGTCGACTCCGCCATGCAGGGTCAGGAGGCGCTGGCCATGGTCGACAAGGCCGCGGAAGAAGGCCGGCCCTACGCCCTCATTTTTATGGATGTGCGCATGCCGCCCGGCTGGGATGGTATCGAAACCATCAGTCGTATCTGGATCAAACACCCCTACGCCGAGATGGTGCTGTGCACCGCCTATTCCGATTACACCTGGGATGACATCGTGGCCAAGCTGGGCAGTTCCGATAAGCTGCTGTTTCTGCGTAAACCATTTGACGCCGTCGCCGTACAGCAGATGGCGCTGAGCCTGATCAAAAAATGGAACCTGGGCGAACAGGCCAGGCACTATGTGAAGAACCTGGAAAAAGAGGTACAGCAGCGCACCCTGCAATTAAACAATCTGCTCGCCGAGCTCGAATCAAAAAATGCCGAGCTGGCCAGCAGCAATGATCAGCTCAAGCATGCGGCCCTGCACGACTCACTCACCGGCCTGCCCAACCGCATCCTTTATCATGACCGACTGGAACAGGCGATCAGGCTCGCCAAACGCAACAAGACCCAATTTGCGGTGGCCCTGATGGACCTCAACGGGTTCAAGGACATCAATGATCAGCGCGGACATCTGGCCGGGGACTATGTGCTCAAGACCGTCGCCACCCGTGTCGAGGCCGCGCTGCGTGCCAGCGACACCGTTGCCCGGCTGGGCGGCGATGAGTTTGCCTTTGTGCTGCCCACCGTGGACAGGGAATCCCCCTCCGTCGCCGCGGAAAAGATTATGGCCATCTTCCATGAGCAGGTCGTCATGGATAGTGATGGTGAAATGATCAGTGTCAGTGGCAGTATCGGTATCGCCCTCTACCCCGACCATGGCACCGATATCGACGCCCTGATCGGCAAGGCCGATGCGGCCATGTACGTAGCCAAACGCGCGGGCAATGGCATCTGCGTGCATAGCGAAGCGGCGGACAAGGCGGCCGACGCTTAG
- a CDS encoding exodeoxyribonuclease VII small subunit: MAKRQQKTPDFETALKELETLVERMEAGETSLEESLKDFERGIELTRSCQTALTEAEQKVEILLKKDGEPEAFEPAAE; this comes from the coding sequence ATGGCAAAAAGACAGCAGAAGACCCCGGACTTTGAGACCGCCCTGAAGGAACTGGAGACCCTGGTGGAACGCATGGAGGCCGGCGAGACCTCGCTGGAGGAGTCGCTCAAAGACTTCGAGCGCGGCATCGAACTCACCCGCAGCTGCCAGACCGCCCTGACCGAGGCCGAGCAGAAGGTGGAAATCCTGCTGAAAAAGGACGGAGAACCCGAGGCCTTTGAACCGGCCGCCGAATAA
- a CDS encoding ATP-binding protein encodes MDEPTENTPPGSAAGTTPDAPPGADSHTPPHTTKGLSVRQKIGIGFGGLILLMTISIGITLVKLTDVADATHSVIEERQPAANLFQRLAQDLNLATTLLHSYLQTGEPAHRKDFAIVEQDIMEGITTGHSLKIVHENGGKARKQLLDAEQLFVKFRDYAARLYALRDNNANNRGLLLAQNTVQPLAAEFLGVINLLLSSEDIDPRDPKKLVAYTTLQELRYVWVQMMSSLRLFIVTQGVNDRANFDTFNDHAGQLLDELTAMDVDLGFGELQQLVTLREAYVSNLQPVFDLFATDNWRADAYLIKTEVNPLLEELRGIFEGIADEQLHQASNSGEVLTEVNQQIQLSTIIILVVALVLGVLLAVRITGGIVPPIQRLMAAAEGVAHGDLNAEVMVTSNDEIGQLGRSFNAMVNDLRNAALKEQTILDELQDLNQQLESRVQARTRDLEQSEIKIRAILDNIGEGIVVLDENGTIESLNPAAENIFAMKEANAIGLHSALLIANSEADDAADSDHYNDETDGAFRSSSNQQPKEYQGLRADGSTFPLEFVVSAMKVGDKRLRVCILRDVSVRKETEATLADAQGQLVDAAHKSGMADMATGVLHNIGNILNSVNLAGEEIHRISSASKISGLLKANDLLLQHQEDRGEFLTQDPRGQKLPDYFITMGKVLSDEINEINKESKELIKKTTMMKEVISTQQAYAKSGFHSEQLNLSQLVEDALKIQEASLKKWGVKLEKNYADIPECTGQKSKLLQVITNLVKNAKEAMNDNDQYNRPKEMRIEIGMNNDKTVYLTIKDNGCGINEQQLTKIFNHGFTTKETGHGFGLHTCANAMTEMKGALKVESEGVQKGATFTVIIPVDNPATKAATKSTSKVA; translated from the coding sequence ATGGACGAACCGACCGAGAATACGCCGCCTGGCTCCGCCGCAGGCACCACGCCCGACGCGCCCCCGGGCGCCGACTCGCATACCCCGCCGCACACCACCAAAGGGCTCTCTGTCCGCCAGAAAATCGGTATCGGTTTTGGTGGCCTGATCCTGTTGATGACCATCAGCATCGGCATCACCCTGGTGAAACTGACCGACGTCGCCGACGCGACCCATTCGGTGATCGAGGAACGTCAGCCCGCCGCCAACCTGTTTCAGCGCCTGGCCCAGGACCTGAATCTGGCGACTACCTTGTTGCACAGCTACCTGCAAACGGGCGAGCCCGCGCACCGCAAGGACTTTGCGATCGTTGAGCAGGACATCATGGAGGGCATCACCACTGGGCACAGCCTGAAGATCGTCCATGAGAATGGCGGCAAGGCCCGTAAACAGCTCCTGGACGCCGAACAGCTGTTTGTGAAATTCCGCGACTATGCGGCCCGGCTCTATGCGCTACGCGACAACAACGCCAATAACCGCGGGCTGCTCCTGGCGCAGAACACGGTGCAACCCCTCGCGGCGGAGTTTCTTGGGGTGATCAACCTCCTGCTCAGCTCCGAAGACATAGACCCCCGCGACCCGAAGAAACTGGTGGCCTACACCACACTACAGGAACTGCGCTATGTCTGGGTGCAGATGATGAGCAGCCTGCGGCTGTTCATCGTCACCCAGGGGGTCAATGATCGCGCCAACTTTGACACCTTTAATGACCATGCCGGACAGCTGTTAGACGAACTCACCGCCATGGATGTCGACCTTGGCTTTGGCGAACTGCAACAGCTGGTAACGCTGCGCGAGGCCTATGTCAGCAATCTGCAGCCCGTTTTTGACCTGTTCGCCACCGACAACTGGCGCGCCGATGCCTATCTCATCAAAACCGAGGTCAATCCCCTGCTGGAAGAGCTGCGCGGCATCTTTGAGGGCATCGCGGATGAGCAACTGCACCAGGCCAGCAACAGCGGTGAGGTGTTGACCGAGGTCAATCAGCAGATCCAGCTCTCCACCATCATCATCCTGGTGGTGGCATTGGTGCTTGGGGTGCTGCTGGCGGTGCGCATCACCGGCGGCATCGTCCCGCCCATCCAGCGACTGATGGCCGCCGCCGAGGGCGTTGCGCATGGTGACCTCAATGCCGAGGTCATGGTCACCAGCAATGATGAGATAGGCCAACTCGGAAGGTCCTTTAATGCCATGGTCAACGATCTGCGTAATGCCGCCTTAAAGGAACAGACGATTCTCGATGAATTGCAAGACCTTAATCAGCAACTCGAATCCCGCGTCCAGGCGCGCACCCGGGATCTCGAACAGAGCGAGATCAAGATTCGCGCCATTCTCGACAACATCGGCGAAGGCATTGTCGTGCTCGATGAAAATGGCACCATTGAATCGCTCAACCCGGCCGCAGAAAACATCTTTGCGATGAAAGAGGCAAACGCCATCGGCCTCCACAGCGCCCTGCTGATCGCCAACAGCGAGGCCGACGATGCCGCCGATTCCGATCACTACAACGATGAGACCGACGGGGCGTTCAGAAGTAGCAGTAACCAGCAGCCCAAGGAGTATCAGGGGCTGCGCGCGGACGGCAGCACCTTCCCCCTGGAATTTGTGGTCTCGGCGATGAAGGTGGGCGACAAGCGCCTGCGGGTGTGCATCCTGCGCGACGTGAGCGTGCGTAAAGAGACCGAAGCGACCCTGGCCGATGCCCAGGGTCAGCTGGTAGATGCCGCGCACAAATCCGGCATGGCCGATATGGCAACCGGCGTGCTGCACAACATCGGCAACATCCTCAATAGCGTCAATCTGGCCGGCGAAGAGATTCATCGCATTTCATCCGCCAGCAAGATCAGCGGCCTGTTAAAGGCCAACGACCTGCTACTGCAGCACCAGGAAGACCGTGGAGAATTCCTGACCCAGGACCCACGCGGCCAGAAATTACCCGACTATTTCATCACGATGGGCAAGGTGCTGAGTGATGAGATCAACGAAATCAATAAGGAATCGAAAGAGCTCATCAAAAAGACCACGATGATGAAAGAGGTCATCAGCACCCAGCAGGCCTATGCAAAATCCGGTTTCCACAGCGAACAGCTGAATCTTTCCCAGCTGGTAGAAGACGCGCTGAAAATCCAGGAGGCCTCGCTCAAAAAGTGGGGCGTCAAGCTCGAGAAGAACTACGCCGACATTCCCGAATGCACCGGACAAAAATCCAAGCTGCTGCAGGTGATCACCAACCTGGTCAAGAATGCCAAAGAGGCCATGAATGACAATGACCAATACAACCGTCCCAAGGAAATGCGCATTGAGATCGGCATGAATAACGACAAGACGGTGTATCTCACCATCAAGGACAATGGCTGCGGCATTAATGAACAGCAGCTCACCAAGATTTTCAACCACGGCTTTACCACCAAGGAAACAGGGCACGGTTTCGGACTGCACACCTGCGCCAATGCCATGACCGAGATGAAAGGCGCGCTAAAGGTAGAGAGCGAGGGGGTCCAGAAAGGCGCCACCTTTACCGTTATCATACCGGTGGACAATCCCGCAACAAAAGCCGCAACAAAATCAACATCAAAAGTGGCATAG
- the parE gene encoding DNA topoisomerase IV subunit B, translated as MSNLYDAASIEVLSGLEPVRKRPGMYTQTERPNHLAQEVIDNSVDEAIAGHATTIDVILSKDGSLQVSDDGRGMPVDIHPQEGVPGVEVILTKLHAGGKFSNKNYEFSGGLHGVGISVVNALSKHLEVWVRRNGTEYNIAFADGNKISDLEEVGSVGKRNTGTTLRFWPDPQFFDSVKFSVPRLKHVLRAKAVLCPGLKVSFYDEASDETTNWYYEDGLRDYLMDELHGLPTLPAEPFMGKFAGNAEAAEWAVLWLPEGGESVAESYVNLVPTAQGGTHVNGLRTGLTEAMREFCEFRNLLPRGVKLAPDDVWDRVSYILSVKMADPAFSGQTKERLSSRECAPFVSGVVKDAFSLWLNQNTEVGEALAELAISSAQSRLRAGKKVVRKKITQGPALPGKLADCSSSDPARGELFLVEGDSAGGSAKQARDKEYQAIMPLRGKILNTWEVDPSEVLASQEVHDIAVAIGVDPGSDNLDGLRYGKICVLADADSDGAHIATLLCALFLRHFKPLVAAGNVYIAMPPLYRIDIGKDAYYALDDAEKQGILDRIAAEKLRGKVTVQRFKGLGEMNPKQLRETTLSPDSRRLVQLTIAAGDTSHQMMDMLLAKKRAADRKAWLETKGDLAEV; from the coding sequence ATGAGTAATCTGTACGATGCCGCCTCCATCGAGGTATTGAGTGGCCTGGAGCCGGTGCGCAAACGCCCGGGCATGTATACCCAGACCGAGCGCCCCAATCATCTGGCGCAGGAAGTCATCGACAACAGCGTCGACGAGGCCATTGCCGGTCACGCCACCACCATTGATGTGATCCTCAGCAAGGACGGCTCCCTGCAAGTCAGTGACGACGGCCGTGGCATGCCGGTGGATATCCACCCGCAGGAGGGCGTTCCCGGGGTGGAGGTGATCCTCACCAAGCTGCATGCTGGCGGCAAGTTCTCCAACAAAAACTACGAATTCTCCGGCGGCCTGCACGGCGTGGGCATCTCCGTGGTCAACGCCCTGTCCAAGCATCTCGAGGTCTGGGTGCGACGTAACGGTACGGAATACAACATCGCCTTCGCCGACGGCAACAAGATCTCCGATCTGGAAGAGGTCGGCAGCGTCGGCAAGCGCAACACCGGCACCACGCTGCGCTTCTGGCCCGATCCGCAATTCTTTGATTCGGTGAAATTCTCCGTGCCCCGGCTCAAGCACGTGCTGCGCGCCAAGGCCGTGTTGTGCCCGGGTCTGAAAGTTAGCTTCTACGATGAGGCCAGCGATGAGACCACCAACTGGTACTACGAAGACGGCCTGCGCGATTACCTGATGGACGAGTTGCACGGTCTGCCCACCCTGCCGGCCGAGCCCTTCATGGGCAAATTTGCGGGCAACGCAGAGGCCGCCGAATGGGCGGTGCTGTGGCTGCCCGAGGGCGGGGAGTCGGTGGCCGAGAGCTACGTCAACCTGGTGCCCACCGCCCAGGGCGGCACCCATGTCAACGGTCTGCGCACCGGCCTCACCGAGGCCATGCGCGAGTTCTGCGAGTTTCGCAATCTGCTGCCGCGCGGCGTCAAGCTGGCGCCGGACGACGTGTGGGACCGGGTCAGTTACATCCTCTCGGTGAAGATGGCCGACCCGGCCTTTTCCGGGCAGACCAAGGAGCGCCTGTCCTCGCGGGAGTGCGCACCGTTTGTCTCCGGGGTGGTGAAGGATGCGTTTTCGCTGTGGCTCAACCAGAACACCGAGGTGGGTGAGGCGCTGGCCGAACTGGCCATCTCCAGTGCCCAGAGTCGTCTGCGCGCCGGCAAAAAGGTGGTGCGCAAAAAGATTACCCAGGGACCGGCCCTGCCCGGCAAGCTGGCGGACTGTTCGTCTTCCGATCCCGCCCGCGGCGAGCTGTTCCTGGTGGAGGGTGACTCCGCCGGAGGTTCGGCCAAGCAGGCCCGCGACAAGGAATACCAGGCGATCATGCCGCTGCGCGGCAAGATCCTCAACACCTGGGAAGTGGACCCCAGCGAGGTGCTGGCCTCGCAGGAGGTGCACGACATCGCCGTCGCCATCGGTGTCGATCCCGGCTCCGACAACCTCGACGGGCTGCGCTACGGCAAGATCTGCGTGCTGGCCGATGCCGACTCCGACGGCGCCCACATCGCCACCCTGTTGTGTGCCTTGTTCCTGCGCCATTTCAAACCACTGGTCGCCGCAGGCAACGTGTACATCGCCATGCCGCCGCTGTATCGCATCGACATCGGCAAAGACGCCTATTACGCGTTAGACGATGCCGAGAAGCAGGGCATACTTGATCGTATCGCCGCCGAAAAGCTGCGTGGCAAGGTCACGGTACAACGCTTCAAGGGTTTGGGCGAAATGAATCCCAAGCAGTTGCGTGAGACCACCCTGTCGCCGGACTCGCGACGCCTGGTGCAGCTGACGATTGCCGCGGGTGATACCTCGCATCAGATGATGGATATGTTGCTGGCGAAGAAACGGGCAGCGGATCGCAAGGCGTGGTTGGAGACGAAGGGGGATTTGGCGGAGGTTTGA